The genomic region TGGTCAAGTATAAATATCTGACATTTTTAGTCAAGTATCCCTGGCCGCAAAAGGGGATTCGGCAGACGCTGCCTTGCGCCGCAGCGGCCCGGATCAGTCGGCGTCGTGCGCCCGCAGCGAGGCAAGCAGGCCGGCACAGGCCGCCTCGCACTGGTCGAGCACCTGCTCGAAGCCGGGCGCGCCGCCGAAATAGGGATCGGCCACTTCGCGCACGGCGCCGTCGCCGGCGAATTCCATCAGCAGCCGCAGCTTGTGGCGATGCTCGGCCGGCGCGCGGCGCCGCAACTCGGCCAGGTTGGCCTCGTCCATCGCGAGCAGCAGGTCGAAGCGCTCGAAATCGGCCGCCTCGATCTGCCGCGCACGCAGCGCGGAAAGATCGTAGCCGCGCGAGCGCGCGGCCTGCTGGGCGCGCGGGTCGGGCGGTGCGCCGACATGCCAGTCGCCGGTGCCGGCCGAATCGATCTCGATCACGTGTTCGAGGCCGGCCGCGCCGACCTGGGCGCGCATCACGCCCTCCGCAGTCGACGAGCGGCAGATATTGCCGAGACAGACGAAGCAAAGCGAGGCACGTTTCATCGGGCGGCCGGATGGCGGCCAGCGGCCGCGAAAAAGGGGAGCGCCATATTATACCGGCACGCCCCGTTTCGCGCGGACGGCAGGCCCGACATCAGAGCGCCCTGGCGGCGGCGATCGGCGTGGCCGACGCCGCGTCGGGCGATGCGCCGACGAGCCCGAACGACACCGTCCGGGCCAGCTCCGCCGACGCTTGCTCGATCGCCAGCG from Burkholderia glumae LMG 2196 = ATCC 33617 harbors:
- a CDS encoding low molecular weight protein-tyrosine-phosphatase, with the translated sequence MKRASLCFVCLGNICRSSTAEGVMRAQVGAAGLEHVIEIDSAGTGDWHVGAPPDPRAQQAARSRGYDLSALRARQIEAADFERFDLLLAMDEANLAELRRRAPAEHRHKLRLLMEFAGDGAVREVADPYFGGAPGFEQVLDQCEAACAGLLASLRAHDAD